From Candidatus Binatia bacterium, the proteins below share one genomic window:
- a CDS encoding glutamine synthetase family protein, giving the protein MHETRVPGMLAEAELRDLVQQGEIDTVITVFPDFYGRLIGKRITGRFFCDEVLGHGMHACDYLLACDMEMDPVPGYRFASWADGYGDVHCVPDLRTLRRATWLERTALVLCDVYDAEADTPVEIAPRTILKHQMGRALLAGVRPMGASELEFFVLRETYESATRKGFDNLETFGSYVEDYHTLQGMKVEPLIGAIRRHLDSSGVPVEFSKGEWGPGQQEINVRYCDFLEMADRHSVYKQLAKEVAIGQGLAVTFMAKFDERYAGSSMHVHSSLWSVDDGAPLFAGSGAQFAGDVSVLPDHFRWWLGGLMQHARASTLLFAPNVNSYKRFRAGSFAPTGIAWSYDNRTAGFRVVGRGPSLRVECRIPGADANPYLVFAATVAAGLDGLANRIEPPPPFHGDVYVARDLPTVPRTLPEAIDEFAASAMFRDAFGAAVIEHLVHFARTEQRKFDESVTTWERRRYLERV; this is encoded by the coding sequence ATGCACGAGACGCGAGTGCCGGGGATGCTGGCCGAGGCCGAGTTGCGCGACCTCGTCCAGCAGGGCGAAATCGACACGGTTATCACCGTCTTTCCGGACTTCTACGGCCGCCTAATCGGCAAGCGGATTACCGGCCGGTTCTTCTGCGACGAGGTGCTCGGCCACGGCATGCACGCCTGCGATTACCTCCTCGCCTGCGACATGGAGATGGACCCGGTACCGGGTTACCGCTTCGCGTCGTGGGCGGACGGTTACGGGGACGTCCACTGCGTGCCCGATCTGCGAACCCTGCGTCGCGCCACCTGGCTCGAGCGCACCGCTCTGGTCCTCTGCGACGTTTACGACGCGGAAGCCGATACCCCTGTCGAGATCGCGCCGCGCACGATTCTCAAACACCAGATGGGCCGCGCGCTGCTCGCCGGCGTACGCCCCATGGGCGCCTCGGAGCTCGAATTCTTCGTCCTGCGCGAAACCTACGAATCGGCCACCCGCAAGGGCTTCGACAATCTCGAGACGTTCGGGTCGTATGTCGAGGACTACCACACTCTCCAGGGCATGAAGGTCGAACCGCTTATCGGTGCCATTCGACGCCATCTGGACAGTTCGGGCGTGCCGGTGGAATTCTCCAAAGGCGAGTGGGGGCCGGGCCAGCAGGAGATCAACGTGCGGTACTGCGATTTCCTCGAAATGGCGGACCGTCACTCGGTCTACAAGCAACTCGCGAAGGAAGTGGCGATCGGGCAGGGGCTGGCGGTGACGTTCATGGCGAAGTTCGACGAACGCTACGCCGGCAGCTCGATGCACGTACACTCGAGTCTGTGGTCCGTCGACGACGGTGCGCCGCTGTTTGCCGGATCGGGCGCCCAGTTCGCCGGCGACGTGAGCGTGTTGCCGGACCACTTCCGCTGGTGGCTGGGTGGACTCATGCAGCACGCCCGCGCCTCGACCCTGCTGTTCGCGCCGAATGTGAACTCTTACAAGCGCTTCCGCGCCGGCTCCTTTGCGCCGACCGGCATCGCCTGGTCCTACGATAACCGCACGGCGGGTTTTCGCGTGGTCGGGCGCGGACCGTCGCTGCGGGTCGAGTGCCGCATCCCCGGTGCCGACGCTAACCCGTATCTCGTCTTCGCCGCCACGGTCGCGGCCGGACTCGACGGCCTGGCGAATCGCATCGAGCCGCCGCCGCCGTTCCACGGCGACGTCTACGTCGCACGGGACTTGCCGACCGTGCCCCGGACGCTGCCCGAGGCGATCGACGAGTTTGCCGCCTCGGCCATGTTCCGCGACGCGTTCGGCGCCGCAGTCATCGAGCATCTGGTCCATTTCGCGCGAACCGAACAGCGCAAGTTCGACGAGTCGGTTACCACGTGGGAACGGCGACGGTACCTCGAACGAGTGTGA
- a CDS encoding gamma-glutamyl-gamma-aminobutyrate hydrolase family protein: MRPPVVIGISSYARGGEPPVFSLPCGYVDGVRLAGAIPVILPPGEPSAARLLDRVDGLILAGGGDISPAAYGGEPHETIYSVCDERDAFELDLARTALARHDRPVLSICRGLQLLNVVCGGTLHEHIPDAFGDTVPHRAPPRVPVRHPVTVAPDSHLAGVLGATRVEAISWHHQSVDRLGGDLRPVAWAEDGVIEAVEHLVHPWCLAVQWHPELQLDDPAQRRLFQAFIAAVDGARPTARTDG; this comes from the coding sequence ATGCGCCCTCCGGTCGTGATCGGGATTTCCTCGTACGCCCGGGGCGGGGAGCCCCCGGTCTTCAGTCTGCCGTGCGGCTACGTCGATGGGGTGCGACTGGCCGGCGCCATACCGGTCATTTTGCCTCCGGGGGAACCATCGGCCGCCCGACTGCTCGACCGCGTCGACGGTCTGATCCTCGCCGGCGGCGGAGACATCTCGCCGGCGGCTTACGGCGGCGAGCCGCACGAAACGATCTATTCCGTCTGCGACGAGCGCGACGCCTTCGAGCTCGACCTCGCCCGCACCGCACTGGCGCGCCACGACCGCCCGGTCCTGTCGATCTGCCGCGGCCTGCAGTTGCTCAACGTCGTGTGCGGCGGGACCCTGCACGAGCACATCCCCGATGCGTTCGGGGACACGGTGCCGCACCGGGCCCCGCCGCGCGTGCCGGTACGCCACCCGGTCACCGTGGCGCCTGACAGTCACCTCGCCGGGGTACTGGGAGCCACACGCGTCGAGGCGATTTCGTGGCACCATCAATCCGTCGATCGTCTCGGCGGCGACCTGCGTCCGGTCGCATGGGCCGAGGACGGCGTCATCGAAGCCGTCGAGCACCTTGTGCACCCGTGGTGCCTGGCCGTGCAATGGCATCCCGAACTGCAACTCGACGACCCCGCGCAGCGCCGCCTGTTCCAGGCATTCATCGCCGCCGTCGACGGTGCCCGCCCTACGGCAAGGACGGACGGCTAA
- a CDS encoding peptidoglycan DD-metalloendopeptidase family protein encodes MALRMRVAGRRLLALMVAGLFDALFLAAPVAGYQVAGSFRYPLDPGPWYLSQDFCVSRAGYGLHLGEDLIASTGAELPVYAPGNGRVRHAAQRTDYGYVVIIEHLLPDGSYVTTVLGHLRAAGLVGVDTDVTKGQLIGYLSANASENGGYNFTHLHFGVRDGSYSTTWVYYGYLASCAGWQDPTDFVTARAGDLTVSSNVTVLATRANPSAIYALPNEYGGSAPVDTEKNFYVNFRLRNVSGSAVALDDYGVSVRDAGGGTHLFRLAIGSGVTLQPNQETPLFDMRGYITDDRLSGGAATQFRAQVQAKRSGVWEDVSGAGSFATFTVQPRPGLQDGMSIKRPRSVLSSDATVYRHQAGKRWEGTEAGFDGLFPGWTHEVYVFPTATVNGLGVPAVPLHDGTTPRIVGRNLLYRPNTGPDVFIIEPDPANPSPPLRSRRFENEAAFYSYGYSSFVLATEPLVVTATQAAWLQDATRHPIGSDIRAATATPTRSTSPTFTPTSSPTASPTRTLTGTPTAVNTATPTVSPTRTATRTRTSTVTPAATHTPTLTSTATQAATFTPTHSPSPTRSATRTPTGTPPAPPTATVTTSASATPSPTPTPTLPPQSSVVLDVPDVTGTSGSTVSVPLLLPAGTDVLGVEATLLYDPAAALATSVSTTTLSAGCILADNVSTPGVVQVTIACTDPIHHGGAVVEIAFTLASTCGVTALDLSTCRLDEGAVACAPDDGVLTVGCGIGGRVRYYSADRPVADFDVRLTGPSAHSAATGLDGIYDFPSLDPGRWTIEPHKTGGHNAGVSALDASYVLQAVVGKRVLDAYQRLACDVTGNGDLSALDASRILQLIVGRIDRLPVATLCDSDWAAVPVPDPVPGTQVIDPPAIGGGMCQPGRITLDALAGAAPNQDFHAVLFGDCTGNWQPAVGGAAAVDDAGSGEVSLGPFRPGWRGTVRQAVLVEPERPLSAFEIEIGFDPRLIAVRDVRLADAAGGDLLAWNVDSPGRLAIAVALLEPVAGPGPLAVIEWRLAPRASRAVSPMLLRAVPQN; translated from the coding sequence ATGGCGTTGCGAATGCGAGTCGCCGGACGACGGCTGCTGGCGCTGATGGTCGCCGGCTTGTTCGATGCGCTTTTCCTTGCGGCGCCAGTGGCTGGCTATCAAGTGGCAGGCAGCTTTCGATATCCCCTTGATCCGGGACCCTGGTACCTCTCGCAGGATTTCTGCGTGTCCCGCGCCGGGTACGGATTGCACCTTGGGGAGGACCTGATTGCATCCACCGGCGCTGAGCTGCCCGTGTACGCCCCGGGTAACGGTCGGGTCCGCCACGCCGCTCAGCGGACCGACTACGGCTACGTGGTGATTATCGAGCACCTGCTGCCGGATGGGTCCTACGTAACGACGGTGCTCGGCCACCTCCGAGCTGCCGGGCTCGTTGGCGTGGATACCGATGTGACGAAGGGCCAGCTTATCGGGTATCTATCGGCGAACGCCAGCGAGAACGGCGGGTATAACTTCACCCACCTGCACTTCGGGGTGCGCGACGGATCCTATTCAACGACGTGGGTATACTATGGCTACCTGGCCTCGTGCGCGGGTTGGCAAGATCCCACGGACTTTGTGACGGCTCGTGCCGGCGACCTCACCGTGTCTTCGAACGTCACGGTTCTTGCCACGCGGGCGAACCCGTCGGCGATCTACGCTCTCCCCAACGAGTACGGTGGCAGCGCTCCGGTCGATACGGAGAAGAACTTCTACGTCAACTTCCGGCTCCGCAACGTCAGCGGCAGCGCCGTTGCGCTCGATGATTACGGCGTCAGCGTGCGCGACGCCGGGGGCGGAACGCACCTGTTCCGCCTGGCCATTGGCAGTGGCGTGACGTTACAGCCCAACCAGGAAACACCGCTGTTCGACATGCGGGGATACATCACCGACGACCGGTTGAGTGGCGGTGCGGCGACGCAGTTCCGGGCGCAGGTGCAGGCGAAGAGGAGCGGCGTGTGGGAGGATGTCAGCGGGGCGGGCAGCTTTGCGACCTTCACCGTGCAGCCGCGCCCGGGGCTGCAAGACGGCATGTCGATCAAGCGCCCGCGGTCCGTGCTGTCCTCGGACGCCACCGTCTATCGTCACCAGGCCGGCAAGCGGTGGGAGGGGACGGAAGCAGGTTTCGACGGCCTGTTCCCCGGCTGGACGCACGAAGTGTACGTCTTTCCGACTGCGACTGTGAACGGACTCGGCGTCCCGGCGGTACCGCTCCATGATGGAACCACGCCGCGCATCGTCGGGCGCAATCTGCTCTACCGACCGAACACGGGGCCGGACGTGTTCATTATCGAGCCCGACCCCGCGAATCCGTCACCGCCGCTGCGCTCGCGCCGGTTCGAGAACGAAGCAGCCTTCTACTCGTATGGGTATTCGAGCTTCGTGCTCGCAACCGAGCCGCTCGTGGTGACCGCAACGCAGGCGGCATGGTTGCAAGACGCGACGCGGCATCCCATCGGCAGCGATATCAGGGCCGCGACCGCGACGCCGACTCGTTCGACCTCCCCCACTTTCACGCCGACGAGCAGCCCGACTGCCAGCCCGACCAGAACCCTGACCGGGACGCCGACGGCCGTAAACACGGCCACGCCGACTGTCTCCCCGACACGTACGGCCACGCGCACGCGCACTTCGACCGTGACACCGGCGGCGACGCACACGCCGACCCTGACTTCGACCGCCACGCAGGCCGCCACGTTCACCCCGACGCATTCGCCGTCGCCGACTCGGAGCGCGACCCGGACACCGACCGGCACGCCGCCGGCGCCTCCGACGGCTACCGTAACCACCAGCGCAAGCGCGACACCCTCGCCGACGCCGACGCCAACGCTGCCGCCTCAGTCGTCGGTCGTCCTTGATGTTCCCGACGTGACCGGGACATCAGGGTCTACGGTGTCGGTGCCGCTCCTTCTCCCGGCGGGTACCGATGTGCTCGGCGTCGAGGCGACGCTGCTATACGACCCGGCGGCGGCGCTGGCAACCTCCGTGAGCACGACCACGCTCAGCGCCGGTTGCATCCTCGCGGATAACGTCAGTACCCCCGGCGTTGTGCAGGTGACCATTGCCTGCACCGACCCGATCCACCACGGCGGCGCAGTAGTGGAGATCGCCTTCACGCTGGCGTCGACGTGCGGCGTCACTGCCCTCGACCTCAGCACCTGCCGGCTCGACGAAGGGGCAGTGGCCTGCGCGCCCGATGACGGTGTCCTGACCGTCGGCTGCGGGATCGGCGGCCGGGTCAGGTACTACTCCGCCGACCGGCCCGTGGCGGACTTCGACGTTCGCCTGACCGGACCGAGCGCGCACAGTGCCGCCACCGGTCTCGACGGCATCTACGACTTCCCCAGCCTCGACCCGGGGCGGTGGACGATAGAACCGCACAAGACCGGTGGGCACAACGCCGGCGTGAGCGCGCTCGATGCCTCGTACGTTCTGCAGGCCGTAGTCGGCAAGCGGGTGCTCGACGCCTACCAGCGTCTCGCCTGCGACGTTACCGGGAACGGCGATCTGAGCGCCCTCGATGCGTCGCGGATCCTGCAATTGATCGTCGGGAGAATCGACCGCCTCCCGGTGGCGACGCTGTGCGACTCCGACTGGGCGGCGGTGCCGGTGCCCGACCCGGTCCCAGGGACGCAGGTCATCGACCCGCCGGCTATCGGCGGCGGGATGTGTCAGCCGGGGCGCATTACGCTCGATGCGCTCGCGGGTGCGGCCCCGAACCAGGATTTCCATGCGGTCTTGTTCGGTGATTGCACCGGGAACTGGCAGCCGGCGGTGGGCGGGGCAGCCGCGGTCGACGACGCCGGAAGCGGCGAAGTCAGCCTCGGTCCTTTCAGACCGGGCTGGCGCGGCACGGTGCGACAGGCAGTTCTCGTCGAGCCCGAGCGCCCGTTGTCGGCGTTCGAAATCGAGATCGGCTTCGACCCGCGGCTCATCGCCGTGCGTGACGTCCGCCTGGCGGACGCCGCCGGCGGCGATCTGCTGGCGTGGAACGTGGACAGTCCGGGACGGCTGGCGATTGCCGTGGCGCTGCTGGAACCCGTCGCAGGGCCGGGCCCGCTGGCGGTCATCGAGTGGCGGCTGGCGCCGCGCGCCTCACGCGCAGTCAGCCCAATGCTTCTGCGTGCGGTGCCGCAGAACTGA
- a CDS encoding AAA family ATPase → MRAVVDNIPFVGRTGELTELSRVFEEAIARGPRLVLITGEAGIGKTTLVEHAVGSLCGQRVPVLWGRAWEGVRGNPFGVWVDVLRSARVALTFGSALIGVAAGDVDRQLVSLLEEALAGLGRDAGALRAQVMGRLAECLYYDDTAKRRREVLSRQALRLARTSRDSGSWHRSD, encoded by the coding sequence ATGCGCGCTGTCGTCGATAACATTCCATTTGTCGGTCGTACCGGCGAGCTCACGGAACTGTCGCGGGTGTTCGAAGAGGCCATCGCGAGAGGACCGAGGCTGGTGCTGATCACCGGTGAAGCCGGCATCGGCAAGACGACGCTGGTAGAACATGCGGTGGGTTCTCTCTGTGGGCAGCGGGTGCCGGTTCTCTGGGGACGTGCATGGGAGGGAGTCCGGGGCAACCCGTTCGGCGTCTGGGTGGATGTGCTGCGGTCGGCGAGGGTCGCGCTTACCTTTGGCAGCGCGCTCATCGGAGTTGCCGCCGGCGACGTCGATCGCCAGCTTGTATCGCTCCTCGAAGAAGCGCTTGCCGGGCTGGGCCGCGATGCGGGAGCGTTGCGGGCACAGGTCATGGGCCGGCTTGCCGAGTGTCTCTACTACGACGACACGGCGAAGCGGCGCCGCGAAGTTCTCAGCCGGCAGGCGCTGCGGCTGGCGCGCACGAGCCGGGACAGCGGAAGTTGGCACAGATCCGATTAG